The genome window taaaacttttgaaataggaaaagagcctttaatcacattctttaccattgcaatcataaaatagtctaatatcttcattttttccacatacgtagctattaccctcgaaaactaaaacttttgaaataggaaaagagcctttaatcacattctttaccatttgcaatcataaaatagtctaatatcttcattttttccacagacgtagctattaccctcgaaaactaaaacttttgaaataggaaaagagcctttaatcacattctttaccatttgcaatcataaaatagtctaatatcttcattttttccaacatacgtagctattaccctcgaaaactaaaacttttgaaataggaaaagagcctttaatcacattctttaccatttgcaatcataaaatagtctaatatcttcattttttccacagactactACTTactaatctaatatcttcattgttccaacatacgtagctattaccctcaaaaactaaaacttttgaaataggaaaagagcctttaatcacattctttaccatttgcaatcataaaatagtctaatatcttcattttttcaacatacgtagctattaccctcgaaaactaaaacttttgaaataggaaaagagcctttaatcacattctttaccatttgcaatcataaaatagtctaatatcttcatttttccaacatacgtagctattaccctcgaaaactaaaacttttgaaataggaaaagagcctttaatcacattctttaccatttgcaatcataaaatagtctaatatcttcatttttccaacatacgtagctattaccctcgaaaactaaaacttttgaaataggaaaagagcctttaatcacattctttaccatttgcaatcataaaatagtctaatatcttcattttttcaacatacgtagctattacctcgaaaactaaaacttttgaaataggaaaagagcctttaatcacattctttaccatttgcaatcataaaatagtctaatatcttcatttttcaacatacgtagctattaccctcgaaaactaaaacttttgaaataggaaaagagcctttaatcacattctttaccattgcaatcataaaatagtctaatatcttcattttttcaacatacgtagctattaccctcgaaaactaaaacttttgaaataggaaaagagcctttaatcacattctttaccatgtgcaatcataaaatagtctaatatcttcattttttccacagactagctattaccctcgaaaactaaaacttttgaaattggaaaagagcctttaatcacattctttaccatttgcaatcataaaatagtctaatatcttcattttttcaacatacgtagctattaccctcgaaaactaaaacttttgacataggaaaagagcctttaatcacattctttaccatttgcaatcataaaatagtctaatatcttcattttttcaacatacgtagctattaccctcgaaaactaaaacttttgacataggaaaagagcctttaatcacattctttaccatttgcaatcataaaatagtctaatatcttcattttttcaacatacgtagctattaccctcgaaaactaaaacttttgaaataggaaaagagcctttaatcacattctttaccatttgcaatcataaaatagtctaatatcttcattttttcaacatacgtagctattaacctcgaaaactaaaacttttgaaataggaaaagagcctttaatcacattctttgccatttgcaatcataaaatagtctaatatcttcatttttccaacatacttagctattaccctcgaaaactaaaacttttgaaataggaaaagagcctttaatcacattctttaccatttgcaatcataaaatagtctcatatcttcatttttccaacatacgtagctattaccctcgaaaactaaaacttttgacataggaaaagggcctttaatcacattctttaccattgtaatcataaaatagtctaatatcttcattttttcaacatacgtagctattaccctcgaaaactaaaacttttgaaataggaaaagagcctttaatcacattctttaccatttgcaatcataaaattgtctaatatcttcattttttccacacacaaagctattaccctcgaaaactaaaacttttgaaataggaaaagagcctttaatcacattctttaccatgtgcaatcataaaattgtctaatatcttcattttttcaacatacgtaggggAGACCGGGGCGCCTTCGGTCACTTTTTCGATTACCAGCCACCAAGAATTTTACGttcgttattttgaaaaatcttgctgAACGCAGGGAAGAGCAACGTTTGATCTACCAAAtctattttgtagttttcttagaACTCAACCGGATTGTAAGAAAAAGGTGATCCCGCTGAAGCCCCATTTTGACCGGAGGTGCCCCCAACCCGGGGCACCTTCGGTCGGGCTTGGGGCACCTTCGGTCAGCCTTGCAATTATACGAATTACCTCCGTTATCCTGTCTTTAGATGGCTAAATATACAAAGCTTACTTATGTCTTCGtttattgtttgtaaaaataagcCAAAGTAACAAAATCACATCATTTATTACTGTCGGAAGGAAATTTTCGACATCACTTTTGATACAGAGGCAGAGATGGTTGAGTTCAGCGACTTCACTTTTCAGCGGAGatttggaaaaagtgaaaaatcgaCGTCGCTGAACTCAATCATCTCTGCGACACGTGCCGTACCCCCACTTCTGCTAGGAATGGGCAATTTCATCTTAACATCCGCCAAATTGACATAGCTTTCATCCACTACTtgtgggaaaaaaaacttgctagaaTCACTGTCCTTTCTGCGAAGGAAACTTACAAAAACTTTactgttatctttttctttgacgAATCCAACGTAGTGCAGTGAACTGTTCTTGCCTTCGAACTCCACCAACACATAGTCGCCAATACTAAGGGTCCCCAGTGCAAGTGGCTCAGTTAGCTCGTCATCACCGATATGTAGACTATCATCCGTGTCATCATCCAGATGAACTGAAACAACAGATTCTTCATCAGTCGACTGATCGCACAAAGACGTTTGCTGCTTCCTCTTCTGACCCTTGCTTTTCGTTTGACTTGTTggcttcttcatattttttttcagcaatctTGCTTTTGCTTTTGCATCTTTCTCATCTTGCTTTGCTTTCTTAGCCATCATAGCAGCTTCAATTTTATCTTTCTCTGGTGTGTCTGTCAAAACTCTCGATGCACCCTTTTTCCTTCCGCCCCTATTGCTCTGTTTCCTTAGCAATGCCTTTGGATACGGTGGACGTCTTCGGGGGTCAAAGCATTAGAGTAACGAATCTCTGCAGCTGGTGTTGCCGGTGCAGTTGACGGTGACGGGCAAGGATCTAGTAGATCCGATACTGGTGGGCTTCTCTCTGTTGCTGATGGGCACGGCTCTGCCTTAGGACGGTCGCTGACAGACGCAGCATAAAAATCCTCATCAGAAAAAGCATTGCGGTTGAAGGGCCAAATGCCAGGCTTCGAAAACCCAGAAATGATGTTGTTCATGGTCAGTGCATTTGGATAAGCATTTCCTACAAGCTGGGCAATATGGGTGATCTGGATCCTCTGAAACGGATTTGAAGTCATACAAtcatgaaaggctcttttcaaagCAGACTTCAGTGGTCCATAGATAGTAATATCTAGAGGCTGAAGACGATGACTGCAGTGGGGTGGGAAGGATAGTAAAACAATGCCATTTGCACGGGCGTACATGATAACGTCAAGACCGATGTGGCTCTCATGGTTATCGAGCAATAAGAGGACCGGGCTGTCCTTGGAACATCGAACTTGTATCTTGAAATGTTGTATCGCCTCGTAAAACAATGTTGCAGTCATCCAACCAGTTGTTTGGGCTAGGCCGAGACTTCCTGCAGGGGCCCCAAACATCATATGATCCTTGAACTTTGCTCTGGGGAATACGAAGACTGGTGGCACGGTTCCACCAATAGCATTGACAAAGCAACAAACAGTAACAAGTTCACCCCTTTCAGCTGTGGTAACCTGACCAACCTGCTTGGTACCGGTTTGTGCTATCACCTTGGGGCTGTCAAGTACAGTTGTGACCCCCGTTTCGTCACAGTTCCAAATGCTTTCTCCTGTGAATTTGTATTTGTGCAGGACAGCCTCCAAGTTGTCAAGGAATCTGTCAACATTAGCACGATTGAAGCTCGAGCTGCGAGCTAAGCTAGTGTTCTCTGGCTTTCTGAGAGACAAATCACCTTGCCTTATCATAAAGCCCTTCATCCAGTCTGGCCCAGCCATCTGTGCTTCTTCCCAGTTGTGAGGAACTTTCTTATCTAGTCTTTTTGCATAATCATATGCAAACTTTCGTGTTTGCATCAGGGTCATACCATAATGGACTTTCGaacaatgtttcaaataaacagCAAGCTGGCCCTCTTCATTGGCCGTGAAAACTTTTGCAGTTGACAGTCTCTCTTTTCTTGTCGGAAGAAAAGCACTATTGAATGTGCCACCACTAGAGGTTCCAGAATTAGAGACCCCAGCTTGAATAGGCACTGGTATGCCCCCTTGCTCTTGCTCGCGTAGTTCTTTTGCTCGGCGAACGTTGTCGATAATGGTTAATTTCGGTATTCCGAAAGCTGTTGCAGTACTACGAATTGAAGCTTTGTCCATCAAAACTTTGGAAACAGCAATGTTCATAGCCTCATCTGACACACCCTTCGGGCGTTTTGGAACTCTGTTCCGAACCATAACCAATGATCTGGAAGAAACTTTGAAATTAAGACTTACCGAATTTGGCAGTGTAAAAATGACCTACAGTAAAAGTTTGCGTATGTTTAATAGTGAACCTATTAAACACTGGTATTAAgttaatatagaaaatattattcattagtttaattgattaaaaaaaatttcacaaaaagaagttttcccaggaaaagtaaagaactacattaaaccgaaaatgaacataaataaagtcaaataatttttccggTGTAAAACTgttcaagtcaaactcaaaacccgCAAAAACTAAGAGGAGTAAGGCACACACCCCTCCCCCCGCcgtgccttctaaagaccagaacataatttgcgatcTACTGAAAACAATCGTTACTTCTCcagtcattgaaaaaaacacaatcatagccaaaattactgaaaacagaCTAATGAATGGGTattgacagtttaataaaaattactgaTATTCTTCTTTGAAGGTCTTAATAATTTTgcatttattaaagttaaaaatgagaaaatatacaaaatgtattttgttttgatttaattcaacacttccctcaacattccctaaagCTTCACTTGAATGCCCTTGGCATTTTTGGACACCATGGGCGAAACCTGCTCCCCTTTCCTGATAAAAGTACTATACATAAATAATGGGCTAATTGCTTAACTTACTGTCCTTTCTCCAACGACTGCGCGGTGGAGGTTgggtttgttttttggtttgacATTTTCAGAAGCATAGTTAtatgacctttcaactatgcttaaatgactatctcaaaattttgatcaggtggcTTTGGGTGGAAAAGGGGCTTTTAGgaaacctattgaaattttgaaactttgaaaaaatttgattgaaacttCTATGTTCAAAAGGGCATCACTGCCCTTCTCTCGTTCTGAAAGTAACAAACTCTTTTGGTACACCTTACTTTAGTTCTATGCTGGGAGCATCAATGTTAACCATAATTGAATTGTAGAGAGACCTATCTTTAACTTAAAACTGGTAAGGTTACGTTATTCATCAGGTTGGGGTGCCTCCGGTCAGCGACCGAAGGTGCCCCGTCGTGGACTGACCGAAGGTGCCCCAGCCGCCATTTTGTCAAACTTATTTTCTGACCCGAAAACAGAGAAAGATTTCTCCTTAGAAATACCAAAATCTTCTAGTCCTATCATTTCTATgtgtatataaatttaatcatcGAAATCCATGCCAAACAGAAGGGGAAGGCTAGGTTCAAACAGAAGTAGAGAAACTtacttttcgcaaaaaaaatggTACGAAACTCTCTCCAGCTAAACTGGCTGAAGCTAACtgagggaaattttcttcgGACATCCGCCTTGTATAAACAACCTCCCCAGTGCCATCTAGCATAAAAATGCGTGAACTCAAAATGAGTTATTGGGGGTGACCGGAGGCACCCCGTGACCGAAGGCGCCCCGGTCTcccctagctattaccctcgaaaactaaaacttttgaaataggaaaagagcctttaatcacattctttaccatttgcaatcataaaatagtctaatatcttcattttttcaacatacgtagctattaccctcaaaaactaaaacttttgaaataggaaaagagcctttaatcacattctttaccatgtgcaatcataaaatagtctaatatcttcattttttccacagacatagctattaccctcgaaaactaaaacttttgaaataggaaaagagccattaatcacattctttaccatttgcaatcataaaatagtctaatatcttcattttttcaacatacgtagctattaccctcgaaaactaaaacttttgacataggaaaagagcctttaatcacattcttcaccatttgcaatcataaaatagtcgaatatcttcattttttcaacatacgtagctattaccctcgaaaactaaaacttttgaaataggaaaagagccttttatcacattctttaccatttgcaatcataaaatagtctaatatctttatttttccaacatacgtagctattaccctcgaaaactaaaacttttgaaataggaaaagagcctttaatcacattctttaccatatgcaatcatgaaattgtctaatatcttcattttttcaacatacgtagctattaccctcgaaaactaaaacttttgaaataggaaaagagcctttaatcacattctttaccatttgcaatcataaaatagtctaatatcttcattttttcaacatacgtagctactaccctcgaaaaataaaccttttgacataggaaaagagcctttaatcacattcttcaccatttgcaatcataaaatagtctaatatcttcattttttcaacatacgtagctattaccctcgaaaactaaaccttttgacataggaaaagagcctttaatcacattcttcaccatttgcaatcataaaatagtctaatatcttcattt of Artemia franciscana unplaced genomic scaffold, ASM3288406v1 Scaffold_6133, whole genome shotgun sequence contains these proteins:
- the LOC136043455 gene encoding uncharacterized protein LOC136043455, whose product is MVRNRVPKRPKGVSDEAMNIAVSKVLMDKASIRSTATAFGIPKLTIIDNVRRAKELREQEQGGIPVPIQAGVSNSGTSSGGTFNSAFLPTRKERLSTAKVFTANEEGQLAVYLKHCSKVHYGMTLMQTRKFAYDYAKRLDKKVPHNWEEAQMAGPDWMKGFMIRQGDLSLRKPENTSLARSSSFNRANVDRFLDNLEAVLHKYKFTGESIWNCDETGVTTVLDSPKVIAQTGTKQVGQVTTAERGELVTVCCFVNAIGGTVPPVFVFPRAKFKDHMMFGAPAGSLGLAQTTGWMTATLFYEAIQHFKIQVRCSKDSPVLLLLDNHESHIGLDVIMYARANGIVLLSFPPHCSHRLQPLDITIYGPLKSALKRAFHDCMTSNPFQRIQITHIAQLVGNAYPNALTMNNIISGFSKPGIWPFNRNAFSDEDFYAASVSDRPKAEPCPSATERSPPVSDLLDPCPSPSTAPATPAAEIRYSNALTPEDVHRIQRHC